AACTTGTTATAGCGGCCAGGGAACAGACATCTACTGGGTCGCAAATCACACAGTCGTTACGGTTGCAGCAGGATGAGTCTATGATGGAGGTCATTGATGATGTTTCAGATTCAGACAATgccatggatgaggatgaaggtTGAGCGTGCAACCGGGGTATCATTTTTTTCTAACCACTTTGATGCCGCTATCTGAAGGCATCGACATGTCACCAAAGTCGGGATCCATCTGCGTCGAAGCATCGGCAGGGGCTGGGGCTGCCGGCGGTGCATCATCAAGCTCCATGGCCTGCTCCTGCGCAAGCCTTGCTTGctcttcctcagcctccttTTCCATCCTGTCATACTCCTCCTTCTCGTCGATCCATCGTTCTTGGATATTCTGAACATCTAGCATGGATGATTCACTCCTCATGGTGACGGCCCAGATGGTATCATTGGCTCCTTCCGCTCCGCCAAAGACATATCCTCCTGCTCTATCAATGACTCGGAGCAGATGCATCATGCTCTTCTTATTCTCGACAGCAAGAACCTCATACCGCACCAAACCATAGCTTTCtatcatgttggcaatggcttcattTAGCCCAGCAAACTTTTCGCTTCGAAGAGCAGGAGACTCGGCTTCGAGGTATGGGGTCAAGTAGTTTAGGTCATCAACATCGGTATAGAATTCGAGGTTAAAGGGCAGCTCGTCGTAAGAGGACACTTTGTCAATTTTAGACAGCACGTTGACATGTGGCATGTCCATTTGAATCATGGCGCGCAGCGAAAGGAGTACATTGGAGACGTATAATGACGGTTGGGTGACGCAGATTGAGTCTGACAAGTGTACGCAGACAAACTGTACAACAGTTAGCTCCTGAGAAAGAAAAGCCACATGAAGCTGGTGTGACAGACCCTGAATTTAGATTTCTGCAGCTTGTAAAAGATGTTCCGTAGTGACGCGTGATGTGTGTACAGCTCGACTTGGCCAGGGCAGTCGAATAGGATATAGTCGTCACCCAACTCTTTCAGGCCTTCCTCTAACCACTCAAAGTTGTGCTCTAGTTCTTCGAGGGCATACAAAATGCCACCGTTGGGACCAAGCCGGTCCTCTTTCATAATATCCTCCAACTTTATCAAATCTCGAATGTCGAGCGCGCAAGGGTAATTGGTATGGTCGTTTGCAGGGTCGAGGTTCACGACAGAGCATGCCCGGCCGATGGCGCCCATAAATTGATGCACTACATTATATTTAGCTTCTTTACACTGAGCTGTACTGTCATGATGGGCTAAAAGAACGAACTGCCATCACAATATGTGCTCTTGCCAGAGCCGGGGCTGCCGAGAACGAGCTGCGCAAAGGGCATCGTGGGGATGAATCTACGCCGATGCAGCTAGCGGTTCATAATTGTTTCGCCTGAAGAAGCTGACGTGGTTCTTGCCGGAGCTCTCCGATCCAAGTCAGGTGCGGATTTCGTCGTGATGGTGTCGTGAAGTGTTGGCGGATGGCGGCATGTGATTGTTTCTTCATGCACattttgcccctccatcaacCAGAAAGTCCATCTGAAGAAACGGCGAAAACCTATGACGGCGGCAGGAGCGTCAGCGgggctccttccttccagcCCAGCCTGTCGCCAGCTTTCCTGTCCGGCCAATTGTCGGCGAAAGTGGAGCCGCAATCGAAGCTCCAGCGTTCAGGCCTGGCAGCTTCTGATAACCACAACCCATGAAAATGGGTCCGTATTTATTCTCGTCCTTTTTTTCCAGCCTCCATCCAACCCTTCATCTTCCATACTTGCACCTCTGCGTTTTGCGTTGTTTTGGCACCGGCCGGGCCCCCTTGCGCGCCGCCTCACATAATGCTGCGACATAGCTTGCAACAGCATTCACAACCATGGCATCTGACTTGTCAAACGGTGCGCAGGTCGCGAGTAGCGTCTCCTCCACGCTTGCTGGTGCTTGGGACATGTCGACAGTCCAGCCACTCGCCGACGCCATGAACACCGCGCCGGCAGATGTAGCAGCTGCCCACGAGTCTacaggctggctgggcttCTTTGGGTGGCTGCTATATATTGTTTTTAATCTGGTCTCTACTGTGCTATACTGGGTTATCCGCATAGCGACGATTTCTATCCCAAGGCTGCTGTACGCCTTGTTTTCCACTAGCTGGACGGTGACTATGAACGCCACCACGCTGTATGCTTGTCCTCACATTGTTGGATCTGGCGTGTTCTTGCTCACACGTTGATTAGCATGTTTATCCTGGTCGGCGTTGTTTCTGCTGCCAGCTGGGTCGTGAGATATCGCATCCTCAACATGTACTCGAGGCTCCCGCCCGAGCCgcaaagaaaagaacctGAAATAGATCTTTTCCCGGATAGTCACGAAGAGGGTAGCAAAGGGGGGCTAGCGAGCTACCTTGATGAGTTCTTAAGTGCGATCAAGATTTTTGGCTATCTCGAGCGTCCGGTCTTCCACGAGTTGACCCGCAGTATGCAGACTAGGAAGCTTATTGCCGGTGAGACGATCAacttggaagaagagaaggggttttgcattgttgttgatggtttggtCGAGATTTTCGTCAAATCTGGGAGACACAATACATCTCGTGATTCCTCAGCAGCTCACGACCTCGATTCATCTTCTGATGAGGAGTTGGCACCTGATCAACAGAGATATCAACTGCTGACGGAAGTGCGTAATGGAGCTCCCATGTCTTCActcttctccatcatgtcTCTTTTTACCGAGGATGTGAAACTTCGATTGAACGAGGATTCCTCTCCATTACGGCCAAATGGGAACAGCGATTACCGAAGGCATGCATCCATTGGTGAACCTGAAAGTCAAAGATTCACTCCCGCTCCAGTTTCTATGCCTAATACGCCTCAACTGGACGGAAAGTCGGGCCAGGCTGCGGTTTCCAATGTGCCAACAGAAGGTGAAAGCCAGGTGCTTTCTGCTGGTGACCTTCACGGGCCAAATTCCAGTATCCCTCCCATCTCTTTGGATCCCTCGTCGCCAACAAGACCTCAGAGACCAAAGCTGCCGGGAAGAGCCTTGTCTCACTCTGCGCATCCCGATATTATTGCTCGAGCGACGGTTGATACaaccattgccatcatcccaGCAAGCGCGTTTCGTCGCCTCATCAGAATCTACCCCAAGGCTACGTCGCACATTGTACATGTCATTCTGTCTCGCTTTCAACGAGTTACCTTGGCTCACGCATTCGATTACCTGGGCCTGACGGGCGAAGTTTTACAGACGGAGAAGAGCATGACCAAATACACTGTGTGCCAACTTCCCAACATCTTGAGAGGCGACGCTCTGTCGCGTCTGAAAGAAAAGTTCAAGCATGAACGTGCTCGCATTGCGGGAGATGACGAGAGGAATGGAATTGCCCTCCATAATGCCGCTGCTACCAGGCGCCGCCGTTCAAGTAGCACCACGTTGCGCAAGGAAGCCATGCTTTCTTCTCTGACCAAGCAACGGCCGTCGTCACACCTGGGAAGCATTAATTCGGCCATGGAGGAGTCACCTCAGCCACTTGAGCATAGTTCCAACCACCCCGGTGATTTGGCAAACATTCACGCCAGCCGAAATGCTGGTCGTAGTCCCATCACACCGGGACCTGGTGTCAGAGACATGACTAGTCCGCTTGCTCACAGGTCGTTTAACCCATTCGATTCACAACGGCATGCACGCATTTCCATTGATGCGAGAGAGTCTCTCGACGAAGACAACTTATTCCGAGCGTCTATTCTCGAATGCATGTTCAAATCTCTCGGTTTGGATGGCGCGGGTTCAGCATCTCGGGAGCCAGAATCTGTGGATGGCTCTCCTAGGCTACTTTCGGCGGACCACAGACGTAGGGCTTTTGGTACGAACAATGCCTTTGGATTCATGGGCCCTTTTGAGAGCTTAGCTGATGGCGAAACTGAGTCGATCACATCGGGTGGGTTGACAATTCATACGCCACCAAGTGCGCAAATCCTGTCCCACGAAATGaaggatgaggttgagattgTCTTCTTCCCCAAAGGCTCTGTGCTCGTTGAGCAAGGCGAAAGGAACCCAGGTTTGTACTACGTGATTGACGGGTTCCTGGATATGGGCACATATACAACGGAACAGGGCTCGCAAAATATTTTGCAAACCTCCGGCCCAGCATCATTTAATATCGCCGCAAAAACCAATGCCACCAGTCGAACTGATCTCAACAAGAACACTGGCCGCACACGCCGGAGCATATCCCTGGTCAAACCTGGCGGATTAGCTGGCTACATTGGCAGCGTCTCCTCTTATCGTTCCTTCATCGATGTCGTTGCCAAGACGGATGTTTATGTCGGCTTCCTCCCCCGAGCAGCACTGGAAAGAATTGTGGACAGATACCCAATCGTGCTgctcaccatggccaagagaCTGACACACGTCTTGCCACGTCTCATCCTCCACATTGATTTTGCACTTGAATGGGTACAGGTCAACGCTGGACAAGTCATTTTTCACAGAGGCGATGAATCAGAGGCAATCTATATTGTCCTCAATGGCCGACTTCGTCTGGTGGAAGACAGAAAGGATGGCGGCATGTCCGCACTTGCTGAATTTGGCCAAGGTGAAAGTGTTGGCGAGCTTGAGGTTCTCACAGAGACCGTTCGTCCTGGAACATTGCATGCTATCCGTGACACTGAGCTGGTAAAGTTCCCCCGAACCCTGTTCAACAGCTTGGCACAAGAGCACCCCAACATTACGATCAAGATCTCCAAGATTATTGCATCTCGTATGAGAGCGGCTGTGGAGGACCCTCCCAAAAACGGTGCGAAAGAAtctgggtctggtgccatcaacaaTCAGAGGAAGTCGACTATGAATCTTCGAACCGTCGCGATTCTTCCAGTCACCGCAGGCGTTCCAGTTGTTGAGTTTGGGAATCGACTGATGAATGCTTTGGCCCAAGTAGGGCCACCAAATGGCGCAACGTCGTTGAACCAATCAGCCATCTTGAACCATCTTGGCAAGCATGCTTTCAATAAAATGGGCAAACTGCGTCTCACTCAGTATCTTGCTGATCTTGAGGAAAAATATGGCCTTGTGGTATACGTAGCAGGTAAGCCGGCACTTTTTCTTTACTCTACAAGACCATTCCTTTTCATGATGAGAAATTTTAACCCAAAGGCACGCCGCTGATGGTAATTTTAACTCTAATTTTTTCCTGAACTCATAATATTTCCGCTTCTTGTTTATCACTGCATCGCCATGTTGGTTCAGTTTGCTAACAACGATGCACGTCAGATACCAATGTCAACTCCCCGTGGACGCAAACTTGCATCACCCAAGCTGACAGCATCCTGCTCATCGGCCTTGCGGATGGATCTCCTGCCACTGGCGAATATGAGCGGTTCATGCTTGGAATGAAATCGACTGCCAGAAAAATGCTTGTCCTGTTGCACAATGAGCGCTACTCTCGATCCGGTGTTACTCGGTCGTGGTTACGCAACAGAATGTGGATTAACGGCGGCCACTATCATATTCAGATGCCTTACAGCACAAACGCAATGCCCGTCCACCTTCCAGCGTCGAAGAGACTTGGCCAAGCCCTCAAGGAGCGGGTGCAGGTGCTTCAAGCAGAGATTCAAAAGTACACATCAAGAAAGGTGCACCACACGCCATACTACTCACCGGAAACACCGTACAAGAGTGACTTCCACCGCCTTGCCCGTCGGCTCTGTGGCAAATCTATTGGTCTCgttcttggtggtggtggagcTAGAGGCATGAGCCAGATCGGGGTGATTAGAGCCATGGAAGAAGCGGGCATTCCCATTGATGTGATTGGCGGTACATCCATTGGTGCCTTTGTCGGAGCATTGTATGCTCGACACGCAGATATTGTTCCCATGTTTGGCTTTGCGAAGAAATTCTTTGGCCGCATGGCAAGTTTATGGCGATTCGCCCTCGACTTGACGTATCCGTCAGCGTCATACACAACTGGACATGAATTCAATCGAGGCATCTTCAAGACATTTGGCAATACCCAGATTGAAGACTTTTGGCTTGAATATTACTGCAACACGACCAATATCAGCAAGAGCAGAGTTGAATTCCACACGAGCGGATATGCCTGGAGGTACATCCGTGCATCCATGTCGCTTGCCGGCCTGCTTCCACCGCTTTGCGACGAAGGCAGCATGCTCTTGGATGGTGGCTACGTGGACAATTTGACTGTCTCGCATATGAAGGCACTGGGCGTTGATATTATTTTTGCCGTTGATGTCGGCGCcctggacgacgacacacCCCAAACATACGGTGATTCATTGTCGGGCATGTGGGCTTTCTTCAACAGATGGAACCCGCTGTCTGCACATCCCAACCCGCCAACGCTGG
The genomic region above belongs to Pochonia chlamydosporia 170 chromosome 2, whole genome shotgun sequence and contains:
- a CDS encoding ATP-binding domain 1 family member B (similar to Verticillium alfalfae VaMs.102 XP_003001194.1), with product MPFAQLVLGSPGSGKSTYCDGMHQFMGAIGRACSVVNLDPANDHTNYPCALDIRDLIKLEDIMKEDRLGPNGGILYALEELEHNFEWLEEGLKELGDDYILFDCPGQVELYTHHASLRNIFYKLQKSKFRFVCVHLSDSICVTQPSLYVSNVLLSLRAMIQMDMPHVNVLSKIDKVSSYDELPFNLEFYTDVDDLNYLTPYLEAESPALRSEKFAGLNEAIANMIESYGLVRYEVLAVENKKSMMHLLRVIDRAGGYVFGGAEGANDTIWAVTMRSESSMLDVQNIQERWIDEKEEYDRMEKEAEEEQARLAQEQAMELDDAPPAAPAPADASTQMDPDFGDMSMPSDSGIKVVRKK
- a CDS encoding patatin-like serine hydrolase (similar to Neosartorya fischeri NRRL 181 XP_001262510.1) → MASDLSNGAQVASSVSSTLAGAWDMSTVQPLADAMNTAPADVAAAHESTGWLGFFGWLLYIVFNLVSTVLYWVIRIATISIPRLLYALFSTSWTVTMNATTLMFILVGVVSAASWVVRYRILNMYSRLPPEPQRKEPEIDLFPDSHEEGSKGGLASYLDEFLSAIKIFGYLERPVFHELTRSMQTRKLIAGETINLEEEKGFCIVVDGLVEIFVKSGRHNTSRDSSAAHDLDSSSDEELAPDQQRYQLLTEVRNGAPMSSLFSIMSLFTEDVKLRLNEDSSPLRPNGNSDYRRHASIGEPESQRFTPAPVSMPNTPQLDGKSGQAAVSNVPTEGESQVLSAGDLHGPNSSIPPISLDPSSPTRPQRPKLPGRALSHSAHPDIIARATVDTTIAIIPASAFRRLIRIYPKATSHIVHVILSRFQRVTLAHAFDYLGLTGEVLQTEKSMTKYTVCQLPNILRGDALSRLKEKFKHERARIAGDDERNGIALHNAAATRRRRSSSTTLRKEAMLSSLTKQRPSSHLGSINSAMEESPQPLEHSSNHPGDLANIHASRNAGRSPITPGPGVRDMTSPLAHRSFNPFDSQRHARISIDARESLDEDNLFRASILECMFKSLGLDGAGSASREPESVDGSPRLLSADHRRRAFGTNNAFGFMGPFESLADGETESITSGGLTIHTPPSAQILSHEMKDEVEIVFFPKGSVLVEQGERNPGLYYVIDGFLDMGTYTTEQGSQNILQTSGPASFNIAAKTNATSRTDLNKNTGRTRRSISLVKPGGLAGYIGSVSSYRSFIDVVAKTDVYVGFLPRAALERIVDRYPIVLLTMAKRLTHVLPRLILHIDFALEWVQVNAGQVIFHRGDESEAIYIVLNGRLRLVEDRKDGGMSALAEFGQGESVGELEVLTETVRPGTLHAIRDTELVKFPRTLFNSLAQEHPNITIKISKIIASRMRAAVEDPPKNGAKESGSGAINNQRKSTMNLRTVAILPVTAGVPVVEFGNRLMNALAQVGPPNGATSLNQSAILNHLGKHAFNKMGKLRLTQYLADLEEKYGLVVYVADTNVNSPWTQTCITQADSILLIGLADGSPATGEYERFMLGMKSTARKMLVLLHNERYSRSGVTRSWLRNRMWINGGHYHIQMPYSTNAMPVHLPASKRLGQALKERVQVLQAEIQKYTSRKVHHTPYYSPETPYKSDFHRLARRLCGKSIGLVLGGGGARGMSQIGVIRAMEEAGIPIDVIGGTSIGAFVGALYARHADIVPMFGFAKKFFGRMASLWRFALDLTYPSASYTTGHEFNRGIFKTFGNTQIEDFWLEYYCNTTNISKSRVEFHTSGYAWRYIRASMSLAGLLPPLCDEGSMLLDGGYVDNLTVSHMKALGVDIIFAVDVGALDDDTPQTYGDSLSGMWAFFNRWNPLSAHPNPPTLAEIQGRLAYVSSVDALERAKTMPGCIYMRPPVDDYGTLDFIKFDEVYQMGYRFGKEFLQRLKDEGGFPWMEEAEAKEAMRRTKAPRRASI